A single genomic interval of Spirosoma linguale DSM 74 harbors:
- a CDS encoding glycosyl transferase group 1 (PFAM: glycosyl transferase group 1~KEGG: sat:SYN_01902 mannosyltransferase), with product MTTHTHRTGNLPYRNSEQRDLDASVWGHNPKNVAFIGDYLPRQCGIATFTSDLYQSYNSFIPDSRALVVSVNDTPEGYDYPSEVRYDFYQHDQAAYRKAAEFLNSKDVDVVCLQHEYGIYGGPAGSYILPLLRNLTMPIVTTFHTILKDPNEDQLLVLKSIADLSSRVVCMSEKGRDFLINIYEVPEEKIDLIPHGIPDMPFVDPHFFKDKFGMEGKQTLLTFGLLSPNKGIENVIRALPRIVEQYPNVVYMVLGATHPNLLKHEGEVYRDSLKKLASDCGVRDHIRFYNQFVELDGLLEYLGAADIYITPYLNPAQITSGTLSYAFGCGKAVVSTPYWHAEELLADGRGVLVPFGDSDAIAAEIINLLTDEATRHQMRKKAYLMGREMIWERAINAYANSFAHARQERMSTFNNQALYTMGSNSSATFKLPTLRLDHLFRLTDSTGIVQHARHHLPFYEEGYCTDDNARALILALTINTAGLSDPKLAKAADNYCAFINHAYTDEHRRFRNFMSYDRRWLEEFGSDDSTGRTIWALGTCIGQSSDRNTVTWAMSLFEKVLPTVVSMSSPRSWAFALLGIYEYQKKFNDDRLAKTIERQLLDKLTFRYTETATEDWPWFENTLSYDNAVLAHVLIRSGDAHLVNIGLNSLKWLVSLQTSPHGHFQPIGSNGFYTKGQPRAFFDQQPLEAQSTVSACLAALAVTGEDEWHRTAIRIFKWFSGFNDLGLPLYDQQTGGCRDGLHIDRVNQNQGAESTLSYLLALAELYTVQKQRPDTKAVNVSIPAPALMNG from the coding sequence ATGACAACTCATACGCACCGCACCGGCAACTTACCTTACCGGAATTCTGAACAACGAGATTTAGACGCATCAGTATGGGGCCACAATCCTAAGAATGTAGCGTTTATTGGTGATTATCTTCCGCGCCAGTGCGGCATCGCTACCTTCACTTCCGATCTATACCAATCATACAATTCGTTTATCCCGGATTCTCGTGCCTTGGTTGTATCTGTTAATGATACGCCCGAGGGGTACGACTATCCGTCTGAAGTTCGCTACGATTTCTACCAGCACGATCAGGCTGCTTACCGCAAAGCCGCTGAATTTTTGAACTCCAAAGATGTGGACGTAGTATGCCTTCAGCATGAGTACGGCATTTATGGCGGTCCGGCGGGAAGTTATATTCTGCCGTTGCTTAGAAATCTTACAATGCCCATCGTGACCACCTTTCATACCATTCTTAAAGACCCCAATGAAGATCAATTGCTCGTGCTGAAAAGTATAGCCGATCTGTCATCACGGGTGGTTTGTATGTCGGAGAAGGGCCGCGATTTTCTGATCAACATCTACGAAGTTCCCGAAGAAAAGATCGATCTTATTCCACACGGTATTCCCGACATGCCCTTTGTCGATCCCCATTTCTTCAAGGATAAATTTGGTATGGAAGGCAAGCAGACGTTGCTGACGTTTGGCCTGCTTTCGCCGAATAAAGGCATTGAAAACGTAATCCGGGCGTTGCCCCGTATTGTTGAGCAGTACCCGAATGTGGTATATATGGTTTTGGGCGCTACGCATCCGAACCTGCTTAAGCACGAAGGGGAAGTGTACCGGGATAGTCTGAAAAAACTTGCCAGCGACTGCGGTGTTCGCGATCATATCCGGTTCTATAACCAGTTTGTTGAACTGGACGGACTGCTCGAATACCTCGGTGCGGCCGATATTTACATTACGCCTTACCTGAATCCGGCCCAGATTACCTCCGGCACGCTATCGTATGCCTTCGGCTGCGGTAAAGCGGTTGTGTCGACGCCTTACTGGCACGCCGAAGAGCTGCTGGCCGACGGACGGGGTGTTCTGGTTCCTTTTGGCGATTCGGACGCCATTGCTGCCGAGATCATCAACCTGCTGACCGATGAAGCTACCCGTCATCAGATGCGCAAAAAGGCTTATTTGATGGGTCGCGAAATGATTTGGGAGCGGGCTATCAATGCCTATGCCAATTCGTTTGCCCACGCCCGCCAGGAGCGCATGAGTACGTTCAATAATCAGGCTCTGTATACGATGGGGTCTAACAGCAGTGCTACGTTCAAGTTACCTACCCTGCGACTCGACCACTTGTTTCGCCTGACCGATTCGACCGGTATTGTTCAACATGCCCGGCACCACCTGCCGTTCTACGAAGAAGGCTATTGTACGGATGATAACGCCCGTGCGCTGATTCTGGCGTTGACTATCAATACGGCCGGATTGAGCGATCCTAAGCTGGCCAAAGCAGCCGATAACTACTGTGCGTTCATCAACCACGCGTATACTGACGAACACCGCCGTTTTCGGAACTTCATGAGCTATGACCGGCGCTGGCTCGAAGAGTTCGGGTCTGACGACAGTACCGGACGCACCATTTGGGCATTAGGTACCTGCATTGGGCAGTCTTCGGACCGTAACACGGTTACCTGGGCCATGAGCCTGTTCGAAAAAGTACTGCCAACGGTGGTGTCGATGTCGTCGCCCCGCTCGTGGGCTTTCGCGCTGCTTGGTATTTACGAGTACCAGAAAAAATTCAATGACGACCGTCTCGCCAAAACCATTGAGCGCCAATTGCTCGATAAACTGACGTTCCGTTATACCGAAACGGCGACGGAAGACTGGCCATGGTTTGAAAACACCCTGTCGTACGATAACGCCGTGCTGGCTCATGTACTGATCCGGTCGGGCGATGCGCATCTGGTCAATATTGGCCTGAATTCGTTGAAATGGCTGGTCAGCTTGCAAACATCGCCACACGGTCACTTCCAGCCAATTGGCTCCAACGGATTCTATACCAAAGGACAGCCCCGCGCCTTTTTCGATCAGCAACCGCTCGAAGCCCAGAGTACCGTTTCGGCTTGTCTGGCTGCTTTGGCGGTCACGGGTGAGGATGAGTGGCACCGGACGGCCATTCGGATATTCAAGTGGTTCTCCGGTTTTAATGACCTGGGATTGCCCTTGTACGATCAGCAGACAGGCGGCTGCCGCGATGGGCTGCACATCGACCGGGTCAATCAGAACCAGGGTGCCGAATCGACGCTTTCCTATCTGCTGGCGCTGGCCGAGTTGTATACAGTGCAGAAGCAGCGTCCGGATACCAAAGCCGTAAATGTAAGCATACCAGCACCCGCCCTGATGAATGGATAG
- a CDS encoding Patched family protein (PFAM: Patched family protein~KEGG: dal:Dalk_4471 patched family protein), which yields MGFTAPAILWGKRWAYSSYATVFPYLADLFRVHSGMIWHRIASFILTNRIVLLVAVLLGTVFMGYQASRVKLSYELAKILPVTDPDYQRYEAFKSRFGQDGSVMVLAIETDSMYQLGFFNDWYALGQKIRRIEGIKDVVSNANLVGVTRDDSAHTFRVRPLISGPLTSQSGLDSLKARIASLPFYRGLVTDSSGRAHLMAITFDQKVVNTKNRISLVRRVEAVADSFGRQHQLVSSMASPSDGTVHMSGMPYIRTEFTAKVSKEMFLFLGLAFLVTALILFYFFRSFTVVLAALAVVGVGVIWATGYIVLLGYDITLLTGLIPPLIIVIGVPNVIFLLNRYHEELNRHRSQHEALMIATEKVGETTFFANITTSIGFFVFYFTGSPLLVQFGLVSAFGIMTTYAVSLILTPIIFSYLKQPSPKQRGHLERKQVSGFLTWVNHLVRTRRTAIYTFIGILTAISIVGALQINPIGFIVDDLPKNDPIYTDLKFIESRFKGVMPFEVSIDTKRAGRVLTPQTLTKIKLLEREFNKYGEFTRPLSLVEAVKFLYQAYRGGDPKYFALPGALELNQLASYAPQLKGAKNAGGGLAFKAYLDSTYRYTRVSFQMPDVGTVRTTQLLKELQPKADSIFNIDRTTGKRVAADEAYDVHITGNSVVFTRGNDYLLKNLAESTVLAILLVSVILIILLRDVRLSLIAILPSVVPLIVTAGIMGFCGIHLKPSTILIFSIAFGISSDGTIYFITKYRDELRNQKMTLDRAVSETIRYTGISMFYTAMILFAGFAIFAASTFQGTVALGILVSITLLMGMASNLILLPAFLLTVDKRRKRKDV from the coding sequence ATGGGCTTTACCGCTCCTGCCATTCTGTGGGGCAAACGATGGGCTTATTCGTCGTACGCCACCGTTTTTCCGTACCTTGCAGACTTATTTCGCGTTCATTCAGGTATGATTTGGCACCGTATCGCATCGTTTATTTTAACAAATAGAATCGTTTTATTAGTGGCCGTGCTTCTGGGCACAGTTTTCATGGGGTATCAGGCCAGCAGAGTCAAGCTGTCGTACGAACTGGCGAAAATCCTGCCCGTTACCGACCCCGATTACCAGCGTTACGAGGCCTTTAAATCGCGCTTTGGGCAGGATGGCAGTGTGATGGTACTCGCCATTGAGACCGATAGTATGTATCAGCTCGGCTTTTTCAACGACTGGTACGCACTGGGACAGAAAATCCGTCGTATCGAAGGCATCAAAGATGTAGTTTCCAACGCAAATCTCGTCGGCGTCACCCGCGACGATTCGGCGCATACGTTCCGCGTTCGTCCGCTAATTTCGGGACCACTCACGTCTCAATCCGGTCTCGACAGCCTGAAAGCGCGCATTGCCTCCCTCCCCTTTTACCGGGGTTTGGTGACCGACAGCAGCGGGCGGGCGCACCTGATGGCGATTACCTTCGACCAGAAAGTGGTCAATACCAAGAATCGCATTTCGCTCGTCAGACGAGTCGAAGCCGTTGCGGATTCGTTTGGTCGGCAGCACCAGCTGGTTAGTTCAATGGCCTCACCATCCGACGGCACGGTTCACATGTCGGGGATGCCTTACATACGCACTGAATTTACAGCTAAGGTCAGTAAAGAGATGTTTCTGTTTCTGGGGCTGGCGTTTCTGGTCACGGCCCTGATTCTCTTTTATTTTTTCCGTTCGTTCACGGTCGTACTGGCAGCGCTGGCGGTCGTTGGTGTCGGCGTAATCTGGGCGACGGGCTACATTGTTCTGCTGGGTTACGACATCACCTTGCTAACGGGTCTGATTCCTCCCCTGATTATCGTTATTGGTGTTCCGAACGTCATTTTCCTGCTTAACCGCTACCACGAGGAGCTCAACCGGCACCGGAGCCAGCACGAAGCCCTGATGATCGCTACCGAGAAAGTGGGCGAAACGACCTTCTTTGCCAACATCACCACAAGCATCGGCTTCTTTGTCTTTTATTTTACCGGCAGCCCCCTTCTGGTTCAATTTGGCCTGGTATCGGCCTTTGGGATCATGACGACTTATGCCGTGTCGCTCATCCTGACGCCCATCATTTTCAGTTACCTGAAGCAGCCATCCCCTAAGCAGCGCGGCCACCTGGAACGCAAGCAAGTGAGCGGTTTTCTGACCTGGGTCAATCATCTGGTACGCACCCGCCGAACGGCCATCTATACGTTTATCGGCATTTTGACGGCTATTTCTATTGTAGGGGCGCTACAGATAAACCCCATTGGTTTCATAGTGGATGATCTGCCAAAAAATGACCCGATTTATACCGATCTGAAATTCATCGAGAGTCGGTTCAAGGGCGTAATGCCCTTTGAAGTGAGCATCGATACCAAACGCGCTGGGCGGGTGCTTACGCCCCAGACGTTAACCAAAATAAAGCTGCTTGAGCGGGAGTTCAACAAATACGGCGAGTTCACCCGCCCCCTTTCGCTGGTTGAAGCGGTCAAGTTCCTGTATCAGGCTTACCGGGGTGGCGACCCCAAATACTTTGCCCTGCCCGGTGCGCTCGAATTAAATCAGCTTGCCAGCTACGCGCCCCAACTGAAAGGAGCCAAAAACGCGGGCGGAGGGCTGGCGTTCAAAGCTTACCTCGACAGCACGTATCGCTACACCCGCGTAAGTTTCCAGATGCCCGATGTGGGCACCGTGCGGACTACCCAGCTACTCAAGGAGTTGCAACCCAAAGCCGACTCGATCTTCAACATAGACCGCACAACGGGAAAGCGGGTTGCCGCTGACGAAGCCTACGACGTACACATTACCGGCAACAGCGTGGTCTTCACCCGTGGTAACGACTACCTGCTGAAAAACCTGGCTGAAAGCACCGTGCTGGCCATTTTGCTGGTTTCCGTAATCCTGATCATCCTCCTGCGCGATGTACGTCTAAGCCTGATTGCCATTCTGCCGAGCGTTGTACCGCTCATTGTAACGGCCGGTATCATGGGATTCTGCGGCATTCACCTGAAGCCTTCGACTATCCTGATTTTCAGCATTGCTTTCGGCATTTCGTCTGACGGCACGATCTACTTTATTACGAAGTACCGGGATGAGTTACGAAACCAGAAAATGACGCTGGACCGTGCCGTTTCGGAAACGATTCGCTACACGGGCATCAGCATGTTCTACACGGCCATGATTCTGTTTGCGGGTTTTGCCATCTTTGCCGCATCGACCTTTCAGGGCACCGTAGCGCTGGGCATTCTGGTATCCATTACCCTGCTCATGGGCATGGCCTCCAACCTGATTCTCCTCCCCGCCTTCCTTCTGACCGTCGACAAACGGAGGAAGAGAAAAGATGTATGA
- a CDS encoding glycosidase PH1107-related protein (PFAM: glycosidase PH1107-related~KEGG: dps:DP2460 hypothetical protein) produces MSIKAIRTGIVLRPDPTRVLFRPFDLGSTTRTLKIVARVGSMTDEEAGRKLDEVIREFGGRHYKLERFLLNRFEQIKAHLLTDEPLTEDRKLLLGAYFTMEYSLESAALFNPSMIWHPDQTNVPPGYKRFILSLRATGEGHVSSISFRMGYIDETGKIVLRQPSRYVTSPEIVPNHRFNRVQFERKLYELRLENSIQEKMMVGLGDEFALSELDAQIKRVLAQFRYNAEYETIASGLLALAKSNYEIHFDDDQSLDERCIFPTSPNETNGIEDARFVQFTDDNGDVTYYATYTAYNGRVTFPQLLETKDFTHFSVSTLNGAEVSNKGMALFPRKINGKYAMISRQDGENIYLMYSDDLYFWQTKELILKPTFHWEYVQLGNCGSPIETEAGWLVLSHGVGPMRKYAIGAFLLDLNDPSKVIGRTSEPILSPDENEREGYVPNVVYSCGGLINNGELIIPYAMADYASSFATVNVAELLAELTGQNKTEAVAAESIA; encoded by the coding sequence ATGAGTATCAAAGCCATTCGTACGGGCATCGTGCTTCGGCCAGACCCCACCCGTGTGCTGTTTCGCCCGTTTGATCTGGGGAGCACCACCCGAACCCTGAAGATTGTGGCCAGAGTGGGCAGCATGACGGATGAAGAGGCCGGCAGAAAACTGGATGAGGTTATCCGCGAGTTTGGTGGTCGACACTACAAACTAGAGCGGTTTCTATTAAATCGATTTGAGCAGATAAAGGCGCATCTGCTGACGGATGAGCCACTGACAGAAGACCGTAAACTATTGCTTGGCGCGTATTTTACAATGGAATACTCGCTGGAATCAGCAGCATTGTTCAACCCGTCGATGATCTGGCATCCTGACCAGACTAACGTACCGCCCGGCTATAAACGCTTTATCCTGAGTTTACGGGCCACGGGCGAAGGACACGTTTCCTCTATTTCGTTTCGGATGGGATATATTGACGAGACGGGCAAAATTGTTCTTCGGCAACCGTCCCGCTATGTGACATCACCCGAAATTGTGCCGAATCATCGCTTCAACCGGGTGCAGTTCGAACGCAAGCTGTATGAACTGCGGCTGGAAAATAGCATTCAGGAAAAAATGATGGTAGGGCTTGGCGACGAATTTGCGCTGTCGGAGCTGGATGCGCAAATCAAGCGGGTATTGGCGCAGTTTCGCTACAATGCCGAGTACGAAACCATTGCGAGCGGGTTGCTGGCGCTGGCCAAGTCGAACTACGAAATCCATTTCGACGATGACCAGAGCCTCGACGAGCGATGCATCTTTCCCACATCGCCCAACGAAACGAATGGCATTGAAGATGCCCGTTTTGTACAGTTCACCGACGATAATGGCGATGTGACATATTACGCCACCTACACCGCTTATAATGGCCGGGTAACCTTTCCGCAATTGCTGGAGACCAAAGACTTCACGCATTTCAGCGTGAGTACGCTGAATGGGGCCGAGGTGTCCAACAAAGGAATGGCGTTGTTTCCGCGTAAGATCAACGGCAAATACGCCATGATTTCGCGGCAGGATGGCGAAAATATCTACCTGATGTATTCCGACGATCTATACTTCTGGCAGACAAAAGAACTTATTCTCAAGCCAACGTTCCATTGGGAATATGTGCAGCTTGGCAACTGCGGGTCGCCCATCGAAACAGAAGCCGGTTGGCTGGTGCTGAGTCATGGCGTTGGCCCCATGCGCAAATACGCCATTGGCGCGTTCCTGCTTGACCTGAATGACCCTTCAAAAGTGATCGGCCGCACCAGCGAACCTATTTTAAGTCCCGACGAAAACGAACGGGAAGGATACGTGCCCAACGTTGTATACAGCTGTGGCGGACTCATTAACAATGGCGAGCTGATCATTCCATACGCCATGGCCGACTACGCGAGTAGCTTCGCCACCGTGAACGTAGCCGAGCTTCTGGCCGAACTTACCGGGCAAAACAAAACCGAAGCCGTAGCGGCAGAGAGTATTGCCTGA
- a CDS encoding domain of unknown function DUF1735 (PFAM: domain of unknown function DUF1735~KEGG: 1,3-beta-glucanosyltransferase (predicted)): protein MKKLLYSLVLGGLAMSMTSCLKDDEHFTNFQGVGAVAEIPSSAFYGIEYNQGLPIQTAPTNYSFDVNIASPNPPTQDVTVTLSIDQATLDAYNTANETSYKLLPATLYQVSSLTATVKAGSRLAPINLSFFSGTDKVPDPTAYNEAEYALPIKITSASNNVAVSSNYGIKIIVLKIKNQYDGDYRSVGTFNHPTAGTRTINKDKTLSTVNSTTVQTEYADLGETALMWLRVNPDNTVTLTPKGTANAATVQFGVNKYDPATHAFTLNYKYAGAGGDRVINEVITLK from the coding sequence ATGAAAAAACTTTTGTATAGCCTCGTTCTGGGCGGCCTGGCCATGAGTATGACCAGCTGCCTGAAAGATGATGAACACTTCACCAATTTCCAGGGTGTCGGTGCCGTTGCCGAGATTCCGTCATCGGCTTTTTACGGTATTGAATACAATCAGGGCTTGCCGATTCAGACAGCCCCAACCAATTACAGCTTCGATGTGAACATTGCGTCGCCCAATCCGCCTACGCAGGATGTAACGGTCACGCTTTCAATCGACCAGGCCACGCTGGATGCGTATAATACGGCGAATGAAACATCGTACAAACTGCTGCCCGCTACGCTGTATCAGGTTTCGTCGCTGACAGCTACCGTGAAAGCCGGTAGCCGACTGGCACCGATCAACCTCTCCTTTTTCTCCGGAACCGATAAAGTACCGGACCCAACGGCGTACAATGAAGCCGAATATGCGCTGCCGATCAAAATCACCAGTGCGTCGAACAACGTTGCCGTAAGCAGTAACTACGGAATAAAAATTATCGTATTGAAAATAAAGAATCAGTACGATGGTGATTACCGTTCGGTGGGAACTTTCAATCACCCGACTGCGGGTACCCGGACTATTAACAAGGATAAAACCTTGTCGACGGTCAACAGTACGACTGTACAGACGGAATACGCTGATTTGGGAGAAACGGCTCTGATGTGGCTACGTGTTAACCCCGACAACACGGTAACGCTGACGCCAAAAGGAACCGCCAATGCCGCTACCGTTCAGTTTGGTGTGAACAAATACGACCCGGCTACGCACGCATTTACCCTAAACTACAAATACGCCGGAGCGGGTGGCGACCGGGTAATCAACGAAGTGATTACATTGAAATAA
- a CDS encoding hypothetical protein (KEGG: hypothetical protein) produces the protein MNLRKLSIGVLAALMTFSSGCQKNYLDINNNPNQVTAATPVLVLPSALSSSGAYFSTSFTFLNLWMGYWNWSGNYSIATSDKNYQFTSNFGTGIWDNGYIILKNYDYTETQAATLKQPLVQGIAKIMKALHFQILVDTYGNIPYTQSLQGLASSQPAYDNATAVYEDLFKQIDAALTLFSDADKLAAQGGTVLNPGTNDIMFKGDIAKWRRFANTLKLRMLLRQSEKADRQAFIQTQLATIKASGYGFLGSGENAAVNPGYANSAGQQSPFYGTYGYQVNGQPIEAYNINRGNKYAIDFYQSTNDPRLARFYAPVGGSGTTFNGTFFGTIAPVANNQTSGIGPGLLSDVNQPAYILTSHEALFLQAEAAQRGWIEGDPKTLYQQAITESFVNVGLTAANAAAYYAQATANVGWDASTNKIQLIITQKWASLNGWSPFEAWSDYRRLGVPNVPISQDPSTSVKQIPVRLFYPQSEYNFNSGMVRQQGDINQFTSKIFWVK, from the coding sequence ATGAACCTCAGAAAACTTTCGATCGGGGTATTGGCGGCTTTGATGACCTTTTCGTCCGGTTGCCAGAAGAATTACCTCGACATCAATAATAACCCCAACCAGGTAACAGCCGCTACGCCGGTACTGGTATTGCCATCTGCCCTTAGTTCGTCAGGGGCGTACTTCTCGACCAGCTTCACCTTCCTGAACCTCTGGATGGGCTACTGGAACTGGAGCGGTAACTACTCCATTGCTACGTCGGACAAAAACTACCAGTTTACCTCCAATTTTGGTACGGGCATCTGGGATAATGGGTATATCATCCTAAAAAACTACGATTACACCGAAACCCAGGCCGCTACGCTAAAGCAACCTCTGGTACAGGGAATTGCCAAAATCATGAAGGCACTGCACTTTCAGATTCTGGTGGATACGTACGGAAATATTCCCTATACGCAGTCGCTACAGGGATTAGCGTCCTCGCAACCAGCCTACGATAACGCTACGGCGGTTTATGAGGATCTCTTCAAACAAATCGATGCAGCCCTGACCTTGTTCAGCGATGCGGATAAACTGGCGGCTCAGGGCGGTACGGTGCTTAATCCGGGAACCAACGACATTATGTTCAAAGGGGACATTGCCAAATGGCGTCGGTTTGCCAACACCCTGAAATTACGGATGCTGCTGCGTCAGTCGGAGAAGGCCGACCGGCAGGCATTTATTCAAACACAGCTGGCAACGATTAAAGCATCGGGCTATGGCTTCCTGGGAAGTGGCGAAAATGCGGCCGTCAACCCCGGCTATGCGAATTCGGCAGGTCAGCAAAGCCCGTTTTACGGCACCTACGGCTATCAGGTGAACGGCCAGCCAATTGAAGCCTATAACATTAACCGGGGCAACAAGTACGCCATTGATTTCTATCAATCGACTAACGATCCCCGGTTAGCCCGGTTCTACGCTCCGGTTGGTGGGTCAGGGACTACCTTCAACGGTACGTTTTTCGGTACCATCGCGCCAGTGGCAAACAACCAGACATCGGGCATTGGTCCCGGTTTACTGAGCGATGTCAATCAGCCCGCTTATATTCTGACCTCGCACGAAGCTCTTTTCCTACAGGCCGAAGCCGCCCAACGGGGCTGGATCGAAGGTGACCCGAAAACGCTCTATCAGCAGGCGATCACCGAATCATTTGTCAATGTAGGCCTTACAGCGGCCAATGCAGCAGCGTATTATGCACAGGCAACGGCAAATGTGGGTTGGGATGCTTCGACGAATAAAATTCAGCTCATTATTACGCAGAAGTGGGCCTCGCTCAATGGATGGTCACCGTTTGAGGCCTGGTCGGACTACCGCCGACTCGGGGTTCCGAACGTGCCTATTTCGCAGGACCCCAGCACATCCGTCAAACAGATACCAGTCCGACTGTTTTACCCACAGAGCGAATACAACTTCAATAGCGGCATGGTGCGGCAGCAGGGCGATATTAACCAGTTTACATCGAAGATATTCTGGGTAAAATAA